One window of the Sebastes umbrosus isolate fSebUmb1 chromosome 1, fSebUmb1.pri, whole genome shotgun sequence genome contains the following:
- the LOC119496178 gene encoding E3 ubiquitin-protein ligase TRAIP, producing MPIRAYCTICSDFFDHSRDVAAIHCGHTFHYECLLQWFQTAPTKTCPQCRKQVSTRHIINKLFFDIGEEGQSTADPESLQNELDRMKALLTSKERDWRDKQKSVDSLRDIVDKQKRDLDSVRKDIMEKEMLCSTLRKQMTYLETQQNETQAAKEEARRLRTRMKTYESLDVLLQGQRAEVESMITDMGVSQAAVEQLSIYCISLKKEYDNLKGGHKSSNDMCEKLKREVLASNNKLHKATMEVNQTKEDMKSLQKDLASADKEITSLKKKVEFLQRTLSTPTRTNEALTRLVFESPAPLELKQPRLRHPADSQDIDLNMTYDITTPDDVAKRPPKFQSKKMRLDPPGSPDFKRNEKSSSLSKARDEDGSMDPFFRNSILFRKKTFGSMLDPQRKLGAVRTGYDGLGGRTKFIQPSPLSEIRPLMKAKRKNVTRPQHKIATCLTLDGFLE from the exons ATGCCTATCAGAGCATACTGCACCATCTGCTCCGACTTCTTCGATCACTCCAGAGATGTTGCTGCCATCCACTGCGGACACACTTTCCACTATGAATG TCTTCTCCAGTGGTTTCAGACAGCCCCCACAAAAACCTGTCCACAATGTAGAAAACAG gtcAGCACCAGACACATCATCAACAAGCTGTTCTTTGACATTGGTGAAGAGGGGCAGAGCACAGCGGATCCTGAAAGCCTGCAG AATGAACTTGATCGAATGAAGGCGCTTTTAACCTCTAAAG AGCGAGACTGGCGGGACAAACAGAAGTCGGTGGACAGCTTGAGGGACATTGTGGACAAACAGAAGAGGGACCTGGACAGTGTACGGAAAGATATTATGGAGAAGGAGATGCTCTGTTCTACCCTCAGG AAACAGATGACGTACCTGGAGACGCAGCAGAATGAAACTCAGGCCGCCAAAGAGGAAGCGCGGAGACTCAGGACCAGAATGAAAACCTATGAAAG CCTGGACGTGTTGTTGCAGGGTCAGAGAGCGGAGGTGGAGTCCATGATCACAGATATGGGCGTCAGCCAGGCGGCCGTGGAGCAGCTCTCCATCTACTGCATCTCGCTCAAAAA AGAGTACGATAATCTAAAAGGAGGTCATAAGTCTTCAAATGACATGTGCGAGAAGCTGAAGAGGGAAGTGCTCGCCTCAAACAACAAG TTACACAAAGCCACAATGGAGGTGAATCAGACCAAAGAGGACATGAAGTCTCTGCAGAAGGATCTGGCCAGTGCTGATAAAGAGATCACC AGTCTGAAGAAGAAAGTGGAGTTTCTTCAGAGGACGCTGAGCACCCCGACGCGGACAAATGAAGCCCTCACCAGGCTCGTGTTTGAGAG CCCGGCCCCATTGGAGCTGAAGCAGCCTCGCCTCCGCCACCCTGCAGATAGCCAGGACATCGACCTcaacatgacgtatgacatcactaCGCCAGATGACGTGGCCAAGAGGCCGCCGAAGTTCCAATCCAAGAAGATGCGGCTAGATCCTCCAGG gtcGCCTGACTTCAAACGCAACGAGAAAAGTTCATCTCTAAGCAAG GCTCGAGACGAGGACGGATCCATGGATCCTTTCTTTAGGAACTCCATCCTCTTCAGAAAGAAGACCTTCGGCAGCATGTTGGACCCTCAGAGGAAGCTCGGAGCT GTGAGAACCGGCTATGATGGATTAGGAGGACGAACTAAATTCATCCAACCC TCTCCTTTATCAGAGATTCGCCCGCTGATGAAAGCTAAAAGGAAAAACGTCACCAGGCCTCAACACAAGATTGCAACTTGCCTGACTCTGGACGGCTTCCTCGAGTAA